A portion of the Simkania negevensis Z genome contains these proteins:
- a CDS encoding glycoside hydrolase family 3 protein, whose amino-acid sequence MACSIFLYADWAEETLMGMSREEKVGQFFAISIAPPRGEKHLRHIQSFLKSFPVGGVLLKQAHPEEQVSFLNAVQESSKIPLLTFADAEWGLGMRMRETFSYPRNLTLGAVQNLELLREMGRQIGKQCQLVGAHINLAPVVDINTNPENPVIHRRAFGDDSFQVSVHAQALYQGMQEMGILACVKHFPGHGDTSIDSHHDLPLVTHPLERLQSIEFVPFSQAIQGGVACVMSAHLLVPALDSIPCTFSYPLITQILQEQLGFEGLIITDALNMKALTNYYEKGEVGLKAFLAGHHILLYGSHRDEVVDAILDEFVPVAFQAIMSAEISEEEIDRRVLKILKIKQNLGLHENRFVPEREDLMEKLHNTAYAELISLLFEEAVTLFRDEGLPSQGEKIAFVQLGRDEISPFCADLQETFDVTPIQYEQGISLDGYDRIILALYQAEVPKELRMLHATTVIFTTPYVLKDCPKSGTIIVGYEGVRDAEKAVLKVIKGEVKAEGKLPIGSFH is encoded by the coding sequence TTGGCATGTTCAATTTTTCTCTATGCCGATTGGGCTGAAGAAACTCTAATGGGGATGTCGCGAGAAGAGAAGGTTGGGCAATTTTTTGCGATTTCCATTGCTCCTCCCCGTGGTGAAAAGCATTTGCGTCACATTCAAAGTTTTTTGAAAAGTTTTCCTGTGGGTGGAGTGCTTTTGAAGCAGGCTCATCCAGAAGAACAAGTTTCTTTTTTAAATGCAGTCCAAGAAAGCTCGAAGATACCTCTTCTCACTTTTGCAGATGCCGAATGGGGCCTTGGAATGCGTATGAGAGAAACGTTTTCCTACCCTCGTAATCTTACCCTTGGAGCCGTGCAAAACCTCGAACTTTTGAGGGAAATGGGGCGTCAAATTGGAAAACAATGCCAGCTTGTGGGTGCTCATATCAATTTAGCACCTGTTGTTGATATCAATACCAACCCTGAAAATCCTGTGATTCATCGCCGCGCTTTTGGTGATGATTCTTTCCAAGTTTCAGTACATGCGCAAGCTTTGTATCAAGGAATGCAAGAAATGGGGATTCTCGCCTGTGTGAAACATTTCCCAGGGCATGGAGATACCTCTATTGACTCTCATCACGATCTTCCTCTTGTTACACATCCTTTAGAGCGGCTGCAATCGATAGAGTTTGTTCCTTTTTCGCAGGCAATCCAAGGGGGAGTTGCCTGCGTCATGTCGGCCCATTTACTGGTTCCAGCACTTGACTCGATTCCTTGCACTTTTTCATACCCTTTGATCACTCAAATCCTCCAAGAGCAGCTTGGGTTCGAAGGCCTTATCATTACAGATGCTCTCAATATGAAAGCGCTGACAAATTACTATGAAAAAGGGGAAGTAGGGCTAAAAGCTTTTTTAGCGGGCCATCATATTTTGCTCTATGGGAGTCATCGAGATGAAGTTGTCGATGCGATTCTAGATGAATTTGTACCTGTTGCTTTTCAAGCTATCATGAGCGCTGAAATTTCGGAAGAAGAGATCGATAGAAGAGTTCTTAAGATTCTTAAAATCAAGCAAAACTTAGGTCTTCATGAAAACCGTTTTGTGCCTGAAAGAGAAGACCTCATGGAAAAACTCCATAACACAGCCTATGCAGAGCTGATCTCTCTTCTTTTTGAAGAAGCTGTGACCTTATTTCGAGATGAAGGTCTTCCTTCTCAAGGAGAAAAAATTGCCTTTGTCCAACTAGGAAGAGACGAAATCTCCCCTTTTTGTGCCGATTTGCAAGAAACCTTTGATGTGACTCCCATTCAATATGAGCAAGGGATTTCTCTCGATGGCTATGATCGGATTATTCTAGCTCTTTACCAAGCAGAAGTGCCCAAAGAGCTGCGCATGCTTCATGCGACAACTGTGATTTTTACAACGCCGTATGTTCTCAAAGATTGTCCGAAAAGTGGAACAATTATCGTAGGTTATGAAGGGGTGCGTGATGCAGAAAAAGCTGTCTTAAAGGTGATCAAAGGGGAAGTAAAAGCAGAAGGGAAGCTCCCGATTGGGAGCTTCCACTAA
- the dnaK gene encoding molecular chaperone DnaK — MTQKKSKVIGIDLGTTNSCVAIMEGGAAKVIANAEGTRTTPSIVSYKDGERLVGIPAKRQAVTNPEKTLYSTKRFIGRKYAEVAEEIKTVPYKVVPNSNGDAVFEVDGKTLTPEEVGAQILIKMKETAEEYLGEKVTEAVITVPAYFNDSQRQSTKDAGRIAGLDVKRIIPEPTAAALAYGLDKEGADKKIAVFDLGGGTFDISILEIGDGVFEVLATNGDTHLGGDDFDNVIIQWLLNEFKKENGIDLSKDKMALQRIKDAAEKAKIELSGTQQTEINQPFITMDASGPKHLSLTLTRAKFESLASDLIERCVDPCVNAMKDAGITKDQIHDVLLVGGMSRMPAVQEKVKKIFGKEPHKGVNPDEVVATGAAIQGGVLAGDVKDVLLLDVIPLTLGIETLGGIMTPLVERNTTIPTQKKQVFSTAVDNQPAVTIVVLQGERKMATDNKEIGRFDLTDIPPSPRGSPQIEVSFDIDADGILHVSAKDLGTGKEQKIRIEAKSGLSENEINRMVKDAEEHADEDKKRKEDVEVKNKGDSLVFQAEKALKDHKDKIPEKLTKEIQGKIDTLKKALESNDISSIKTATTDLETYIQKIGEEIQKQGAAQQQAGPGAGPMGGEAPRREEKKEEEIEEAEVEILDEEK; from the coding sequence ATGACTCAGAAAAAAAGCAAAGTCATTGGAATTGACCTAGGGACAACTAACTCCTGTGTTGCCATTATGGAAGGTGGAGCTGCAAAGGTCATTGCTAATGCTGAAGGAACACGCACAACTCCTTCCATCGTTTCATATAAGGATGGGGAACGCCTCGTTGGAATTCCAGCGAAACGACAAGCAGTGACAAACCCAGAAAAAACGCTCTATTCAACAAAGCGTTTTATCGGGCGTAAGTATGCCGAAGTGGCGGAGGAAATCAAAACAGTTCCCTATAAAGTTGTTCCAAACAGCAACGGCGACGCTGTCTTTGAAGTGGATGGGAAAACCCTGACACCAGAAGAAGTTGGAGCTCAAATCCTCATCAAGATGAAAGAGACTGCCGAAGAATATCTCGGTGAAAAAGTTACAGAAGCTGTCATCACAGTTCCTGCCTACTTTAACGACTCGCAAAGACAGTCGACAAAAGATGCTGGCCGTATTGCTGGTCTAGATGTCAAGCGTATCATACCTGAGCCCACTGCTGCTGCTTTAGCCTACGGACTCGATAAAGAAGGTGCCGATAAAAAGATCGCTGTCTTCGACTTGGGTGGAGGAACATTCGATATCTCCATTCTAGAGATCGGTGATGGAGTTTTTGAAGTTCTTGCCACAAATGGTGACACTCACCTGGGCGGAGATGACTTCGACAACGTCATTATCCAGTGGCTCTTAAATGAGTTCAAAAAGGAAAACGGAATCGATCTTTCGAAAGATAAAATGGCTTTGCAACGGATTAAAGATGCTGCTGAAAAAGCAAAGATCGAGCTTTCTGGAACGCAGCAAACTGAAATCAATCAGCCATTTATTACAATGGATGCTAGCGGCCCTAAACACTTATCTTTAACACTTACCCGTGCAAAGTTCGAAAGCTTAGCTTCTGATCTTATTGAGCGTTGCGTTGATCCATGTGTCAATGCCATGAAAGATGCAGGAATCACAAAAGATCAAATTCACGACGTTCTCCTTGTAGGTGGAATGAGTCGTATGCCAGCTGTTCAAGAGAAGGTCAAAAAAATCTTCGGAAAAGAGCCTCATAAAGGAGTGAACCCCGATGAAGTTGTCGCAACAGGTGCTGCAATTCAAGGGGGAGTTCTTGCTGGAGACGTTAAAGACGTTCTTCTGCTCGACGTCATTCCTCTCACTCTCGGAATTGAAACACTTGGTGGCATCATGACACCGCTCGTTGAGCGTAATACCACCATCCCAACGCAGAAAAAACAAGTCTTCTCAACTGCCGTAGACAACCAGCCTGCCGTAACAATCGTCGTCTTGCAAGGTGAGCGTAAAATGGCAACAGACAACAAAGAGATCGGACGGTTCGACTTAACGGACATCCCTCCTTCTCCAAGAGGTTCTCCACAAATCGAAGTCAGCTTTGATATCGACGCAGATGGAATCTTGCATGTCTCTGCTAAAGATCTTGGAACCGGAAAAGAACAAAAAATTCGGATCGAGGCAAAATCAGGCCTTTCTGAAAATGAGATCAACCGGATGGTCAAAGACGCAGAAGAACATGCTGATGAAGACAAAAAGCGCAAAGAAGATGTCGAAGTGAAAAACAAAGGTGATAGCTTAGTCTTCCAAGCTGAAAAAGCCTTGAAAGATCACAAAGATAAAATTCCTGAAAAGCTTACAAAAGAGATTCAGGGTAAAATTGATACTCTCAAAAAAGCCCTCGAGTCAAATGACATTTCCAGTATCAAAACGGCAACAACAGATCTTGAAACCTACATCCAAAAGATTGGGGAAGAGATTCAAAAGCAAGGTGCAGCCCAGCAACAAGCTGGCCCCGGCGCAGGACCTATGGGGGGTGAAGCTCCCAGGCGCGAAGAAAAGAAAGAAGAAGAGATTGAAGAAGCTGAAGTCGAAATTCTCGATGAGGAAAAATAA
- a CDS encoding nucleotide exchange factor GrpE codes for MDPESQGEKQNEAQEEAPHEGQLPTSEELQFELRNQQEKNLRLLAEMENARKRMQKDKHDTTRFAVENVIGEFLSPLDNFENAFSFTRQASDEVQNWARGFEMILTQFKDVLSSHNVTSFSSEGNHFDPHLHEVIEIEETEKHAEGTVIQEFVRGYKCGDRILRPAKVKVAKKPVKESEETRANEEEKQSEGEQ; via the coding sequence ATGGACCCCGAAAGCCAAGGAGAAAAACAAAACGAAGCTCAAGAGGAAGCTCCCCATGAAGGGCAACTTCCTACTTCAGAAGAGTTGCAGTTTGAACTGAGAAACCAACAAGAGAAAAATTTGCGCCTTTTAGCAGAGATGGAAAATGCCAGAAAGCGGATGCAGAAAGATAAACATGATACGACCCGCTTCGCTGTTGAAAACGTGATTGGAGAGTTTTTATCCCCTCTCGATAATTTTGAAAACGCCTTCAGTTTTACACGCCAAGCATCAGATGAAGTGCAAAACTGGGCAAGAGGATTTGAGATGATCCTAACCCAATTTAAAGATGTTTTATCCAGCCACAATGTCACATCTTTTTCGTCAGAAGGAAATCACTTCGATCCTCATCTGCACGAAGTGATCGAGATTGAAGAAACGGAAAAGCATGCAGAAGGTACCGTGATTCAAGAGTTTGTCCGCGGTTACAAATGTGGTGATAGAATCCTTCGCCCGGCCAAGGTTAAGGTTGCCAAAAAACCGGTCAAAGAAAGCGAAGAAACCCGAGCTAATGAAGAAGAAAAACAGTCTGAAGGAGAACAGTAA
- the hrcA gene encoding heat-inducible transcriptional repressor HrcA codes for MAPKLKQREEREKTVLIGLVELYLITGKPIGSNTLKEHGFDHISSATIRNYFAKLENQGFLEQQHTSGGRIPTPLAYKYYAQHHFNAADVDPKDIELLRKELNKDTREIARYLQNAAELLSQMTQSAIFLSSPRFDQDLILNIKLVSIDKERYLCVLVTDFGLVHTEILYSPKKLSSFSLKRIEKYFHFRMTGLERPKLNAYEDEIAAEFYNEILLRHIVDYSNFSAEDIYKTGFSKLLKFSEFQDASVLAKGLSLFEDTQYMRHLLEECAEAVDLRFWIGDELGRGTAHTSIIAVPYFIHGKPVGAIALLGPMRMPYPKIFGILRAFSAILSEMLTRNLYKYKITYRQPKTREIGLQTDSTVYLDQAQHLLLEDKR; via the coding sequence ATGGCGCCTAAACTGAAGCAGCGCGAAGAAAGAGAAAAGACAGTCCTCATTGGGCTTGTGGAGCTCTACCTCATCACAGGAAAGCCTATTGGCTCTAACACACTCAAAGAGCACGGGTTCGACCACATCAGCTCTGCGACAATCCGCAACTACTTCGCTAAGCTCGAAAATCAAGGGTTCTTGGAACAACAACACACTTCGGGTGGACGGATTCCAACTCCTCTTGCTTATAAATATTACGCCCAGCACCACTTTAATGCAGCAGACGTCGACCCCAAAGATATCGAACTGTTGCGCAAAGAGCTCAATAAAGATACCCGCGAAATTGCCCGCTACCTGCAGAATGCTGCGGAACTCCTCAGTCAGATGACGCAAAGCGCAATCTTTTTGTCATCTCCTCGCTTTGACCAAGATTTGATTCTCAATATCAAACTCGTCTCCATCGACAAAGAGCGCTATTTGTGCGTACTCGTTACTGATTTTGGCCTCGTGCATACAGAAATTCTCTACTCCCCAAAAAAACTGAGTAGCTTTTCACTCAAAAGAATCGAAAAGTATTTTCACTTTCGTATGACAGGACTCGAAAGACCCAAATTGAATGCTTACGAAGATGAAATCGCAGCCGAATTTTATAATGAAATATTACTACGACATATTGTAGACTACTCTAATTTTAGTGCGGAAGATATTTACAAGACAGGATTTTCAAAATTGCTGAAGTTTTCTGAGTTTCAGGATGCAAGCGTTTTAGCAAAGGGGCTATCTCTTTTTGAAGATACGCAGTACATGCGTCACCTTTTAGAAGAATGCGCTGAAGCTGTTGATTTGCGTTTTTGGATCGGAGATGAACTTGGAAGAGGCACCGCTCACACGAGTATTATCGCAGTCCCCTACTTCATTCACGGGAAACCTGTTGGTGCCATTGCTCTCTTAGGGCCTATGCGGATGCCGTACCCTAAAATTTTTGGAATTCTTAGAGCGTTTTCAGCAATTTTAAGCGAGATGCTCACACGCAACTTATATAAATACAAAATCACATATCGACAGCCGAAAACTCGAGAAATAGGCTTACAAACAGATAGCACGGTTTACCTCGATCAGGCGCAACACCTGCTCTTGGAAGATAAACGTTAA
- a CDS encoding AAA family ATPase, protein MKNDLFIGREKELERLSSLLRKKTASLVVVRGRRRIGKSRLIQEFAKGKRFLSFAGIPPNGDIDAQSQRDVFAEQLGKQIGLESISAQDWSTLFSLLAKYTNQGQVIVLLDEISWMGSKDPLFLGKLKNAWDLEFKNNPNLILILCGSVSTWIEKNIISHTAFFGRISLFLELQELPLNTCHEFLLSKKFHQSPYEEFKFLSVTGGIPWYLEQVQSGLNADQNIRDLCFRKDGMLFHEFDSIFHDLFERRSGIYRAIVEALANGPTEFNEICKKLNYSKSGTLSEYLNDLVQSGFVSRDYTWWVKSGKSSQLSQYRLRDNYLRFYLKYILPNRDKIIRERFEDVNISSFPGWNAIMGLQFENLVLNNRKKLWKSLRICPEDVVADNPYFQKPSSTKKGCQIDYLVQTKFNTLFACEIKFSIHPLKMNVVEEVKQKIQNIALPKRFSCWPILIHVNGVCDSIRDSGYFSEIIDFSALLT, encoded by the coding sequence ATGAAAAACGATTTATTTATAGGAAGAGAGAAGGAATTAGAGAGGCTTTCTTCTTTACTAAGGAAAAAAACGGCAAGTTTAGTTGTAGTAAGGGGAAGGCGTAGAATTGGGAAGAGCCGGCTTATCCAAGAGTTTGCAAAGGGAAAACGTTTTCTTTCTTTTGCTGGAATACCGCCGAATGGCGATATTGATGCTCAATCTCAAAGAGATGTTTTTGCCGAACAATTAGGAAAGCAGATCGGGTTAGAGAGTATTTCTGCTCAAGACTGGTCAACCTTATTTTCTTTGCTTGCAAAATATACAAATCAAGGGCAGGTCATAGTTTTGCTCGATGAAATTTCTTGGATGGGCTCAAAAGATCCATTATTTTTAGGAAAACTAAAAAATGCTTGGGATCTTGAGTTTAAGAATAATCCCAATCTCATTTTAATTTTATGTGGTTCTGTCTCCACTTGGATTGAAAAAAATATCATAAGTCATACTGCCTTTTTTGGAAGAATTTCTCTTTTTCTAGAACTACAGGAATTACCATTAAATACTTGTCATGAATTTCTTTTGAGTAAGAAGTTTCATCAGTCTCCATATGAAGAATTTAAATTTCTCAGTGTGACTGGGGGAATTCCTTGGTACTTGGAACAGGTCCAATCCGGGTTAAATGCTGACCAAAACATTCGTGATCTATGTTTTCGAAAGGATGGGATGTTATTCCATGAATTCGATTCAATATTTCATGATCTATTTGAAAGGAGAAGCGGAATTTATAGGGCTATTGTTGAGGCTTTAGCAAATGGTCCAACAGAGTTTAACGAAATTTGCAAAAAGTTGAATTATTCTAAAAGTGGAACTTTGAGTGAATACTTAAATGATCTCGTACAATCGGGATTTGTATCACGCGATTATACGTGGTGGGTTAAATCTGGCAAATCATCTCAGCTTAGTCAATATCGATTAAGAGACAACTATTTGAGATTTTATCTTAAATATATTCTTCCTAATCGAGATAAAATCATTCGAGAAAGGTTTGAAGATGTCAATATTTCATCATTCCCTGGATGGAATGCCATTATGGGGTTGCAGTTTGAAAATTTAGTTTTGAACAATCGAAAAAAATTATGGAAAAGTTTAAGAATCTGCCCAGAAGATGTTGTAGCTGATAACCCTTATTTTCAAAAACCTTCGTCGACTAAGAAAGGGTGTCAAATTGATTACTTGGTTCAAACAAAGTTTAATACTCTTTTTGCATGTGAGATCAAGTTTTCAATTCATCCCTTGAAAATGAATGTTGTTGAGGAAGTTAAACAAAAGATACAAAATATTGCCCTTCCAAAACGTTTTTCTTGTTGGCCAATTCTTATCCATGTAAATGGCGTATGTGACAGTATCCGAGATAGCGGATATTTTAGTGAGATCATTGATTTTAGTGCTCTATTAACCTGA
- a CDS encoding NAD-glutamate dehydrogenase domain-containing protein, giving the protein MKRPKKEDKKEKEHAVQFERQQFEEYYVWLRDHMPDGFFEEVEPEQLTLITHYLMGFPLQDYFCQIQLKDRAFVLILDSPDVDLKVLKHFNLYGIRNYQTFISDEPPPFKGVKQRLRIATIFFTSYDDSSQHESCDNLIPKEQQQELYEGIKERHPEITFEDFQELVCCMDSRFLRTLTGDRLLSALLMFLRARERDHCQYEMRYNEDWKEKGGETPSVQIVLAWRNTPKYRFIYRLAKMIFRHNLNMVRVNVAYVQPYEKNSILIMSLGLHGIKGKAAWEEADISDFLKELVTLKCFPGTDEIEDTFVNPGLVTGNQGNLIRTIASFVHQTLVHADINQYSLRNVEEGLCRHPELTAQVVQAFEQKFHPEKKDIESYKKTRENLLMLVDHLDTGNEHNDLRRKNILKTAMHFVDYTLKTNFFRNNKSSFSFRLDPKYLNLVPYDRREKFPVLPYAIFYIRGMYFIGFHIRFKDLSRGGLRTVFPQRFEQMEIERNNVFAECYNLAFTQHKKNKDIPEGGSKGVIFLEPYERLLTEADILGKELVRAGKGEEEIEEIVSKFKKEQKLVYLYLTQRSFIYSFISLLNCYDDGTLKQKNIVDYYKKPEYIYLGPDENMHNNMIEWIAEYSKLSEYKPGIAFISSKPTYGINHKEYGVTSLGVNVYMETTLNHLGINPIRDPFTIKISGGPDGDVAGNQILNLYKYYPKTAKLLALTDVSGTIYDPEGLDLSIMAHLFHESKPIAMYPPKKLHDGGFLLDLQTKKEESAYATKTLCWRREGGKLREDWLSGSDMNHLFRHNLHRVKTDIFIPAGGRPRTLHINNYTDFLDAEGNPSSRAIVEGANLYLTPEARIALEKIGVLIIKDSSANKGGVICSSMEILASLTLTEEEFLQEKPELMEQILNIIREKARNEGELLLKTNSITGEFLTDISDQISKRINTYTYQLLDYLEKNVLPAHPDDPLVKALLSVCPPLLATKYRDRIIQKLPEVHKKAMVACYLASQIVYKKGLGWSPSIVDVLPLIASDPKITSSKPLEGHDFEVLS; this is encoded by the coding sequence ATGAAGCGACCGAAAAAGGAAGACAAGAAGGAAAAGGAACACGCTGTCCAGTTTGAGCGTCAGCAGTTCGAAGAATATTATGTCTGGCTACGGGACCACATGCCCGATGGATTCTTCGAAGAGGTTGAGCCCGAACAGCTTACTCTTATCACTCACTACTTGATGGGATTTCCCCTCCAAGATTACTTTTGCCAAATCCAACTCAAAGATCGAGCCTTTGTCCTGATCTTAGATAGTCCAGATGTCGATCTCAAAGTCTTGAAACATTTCAATTTATATGGAATTCGCAATTATCAAACATTTATTTCAGATGAGCCGCCACCTTTTAAAGGAGTGAAGCAACGCCTCCGCATCGCAACCATCTTTTTCACCTCCTATGACGATAGCAGTCAACATGAAAGCTGTGATAATCTGATTCCAAAAGAGCAACAGCAAGAGCTTTACGAAGGAATCAAAGAGCGCCACCCAGAGATCACATTTGAAGATTTCCAAGAACTTGTTTGTTGTATGGACAGCCGTTTTTTACGTACTTTGACTGGAGACCGTCTCTTATCGGCACTGCTAATGTTTTTGCGTGCTCGTGAGCGAGACCATTGCCAGTATGAGATGCGTTACAACGAAGACTGGAAAGAAAAAGGAGGCGAAACCCCTTCTGTTCAAATTGTTTTAGCTTGGCGCAACACTCCCAAGTACCGGTTCATCTATAGATTAGCAAAAATGATTTTCCGCCATAATTTGAATATGGTGCGTGTCAATGTTGCTTACGTGCAGCCCTATGAAAAAAATAGTATTTTAATCATGTCCTTAGGACTTCATGGGATCAAAGGAAAAGCCGCATGGGAAGAAGCAGATATTTCCGACTTTTTAAAAGAACTTGTCACTCTCAAATGTTTTCCTGGAACAGACGAAATCGAAGATACATTTGTCAATCCGGGACTCGTGACAGGAAATCAAGGGAATCTGATTCGAACCATTGCGAGTTTTGTACACCAAACACTCGTTCATGCTGATATTAACCAGTATAGCCTCAGGAACGTCGAAGAAGGGCTTTGCCGCCATCCAGAACTTACTGCTCAGGTTGTTCAAGCCTTTGAGCAGAAGTTCCACCCTGAGAAAAAAGACATCGAGTCCTACAAAAAGACTAGAGAAAACTTGCTCATGTTAGTCGACCATTTAGACACAGGAAATGAGCACAATGATTTACGGCGCAAAAACATCTTAAAAACGGCCATGCATTTTGTCGACTACACTTTAAAAACCAATTTCTTCCGCAACAACAAAAGCTCCTTTTCATTCCGACTCGACCCCAAATATCTCAACCTCGTTCCTTATGACAGAAGAGAAAAATTTCCCGTACTTCCTTATGCTATCTTCTATATAAGGGGGATGTACTTTATTGGGTTTCACATTCGGTTTAAAGACCTTTCCAGAGGAGGGCTGCGAACTGTTTTTCCTCAGCGATTTGAGCAAATGGAAATCGAACGAAACAATGTCTTTGCAGAATGTTACAACCTAGCTTTTACGCAACATAAAAAGAATAAAGATATTCCCGAAGGAGGATCAAAAGGGGTTATTTTCTTAGAACCGTATGAACGGCTTTTGACTGAGGCAGACATTCTCGGGAAAGAGCTTGTCCGCGCTGGAAAAGGAGAAGAGGAAATTGAAGAGATCGTGAGCAAATTCAAAAAAGAGCAAAAGCTCGTCTATCTCTATTTAACTCAACGCTCTTTCATTTACAGTTTTATTTCTCTTTTGAACTGCTACGACGATGGGACGTTAAAGCAAAAGAACATCGTCGATTATTACAAGAAACCCGAATACATTTATCTCGGCCCAGATGAAAACATGCACAACAACATGATCGAATGGATCGCTGAGTATAGCAAACTCAGTGAATATAAGCCGGGAATCGCATTTATTTCGAGTAAACCGACTTATGGCATTAATCACAAAGAGTATGGTGTCACTTCGCTTGGGGTGAATGTCTACATGGAAACGACGTTGAATCACCTTGGGATCAATCCTATAAGAGATCCCTTTACCATCAAGATCTCAGGAGGTCCTGACGGCGATGTTGCTGGAAACCAGATTTTGAACCTCTATAAATACTACCCTAAAACTGCCAAGCTTTTGGCTCTTACAGATGTTTCCGGAACAATTTACGATCCCGAAGGACTTGATCTTTCGATCATGGCACACCTTTTCCATGAATCGAAGCCCATCGCCATGTATCCACCCAAAAAATTGCATGATGGGGGATTCCTCCTCGACTTGCAAACCAAAAAAGAAGAGTCGGCTTACGCAACCAAAACCCTTTGTTGGCGACGTGAGGGAGGAAAACTCCGAGAAGACTGGCTTTCTGGAAGTGACATGAACCATCTCTTCCGACACAACTTACATCGAGTCAAAACTGACATTTTCATTCCTGCTGGTGGACGCCCCCGTACTTTGCATATCAATAACTACACTGACTTTCTAGATGCAGAAGGGAATCCCTCTTCGCGAGCAATCGTCGAAGGAGCCAACCTCTATCTCACACCAGAAGCGCGCATCGCACTAGAAAAAATTGGGGTACTCATCATCAAAGATAGCTCGGCCAATAAAGGTGGTGTCATTTGCTCTTCGATGGAAATTTTAGCCAGTTTGACGCTGACTGAAGAGGAGTTTTTGCAAGAAAAACCCGAGCTTATGGAGCAGATTTTAAACATTATCCGTGAAAAAGCACGCAATGAAGGAGAGCTCCTTTTAAAAACGAACAGCATCACAGGTGAATTCCTTACAGACATTTCCGATCAAATCTCGAAAAGGATCAATACCTATACCTATCAATTACTTGATTACCTCGAGAAAAACGTCTTACCTGCACATCCCGATGATCCTCTAGTTAAAGCTCTCTTGAGCGTCTGTCCTCCTCTCCTAGCGACAAAATATCGAGATCGGATCATTCAAAAATTGCCTGAAGTCCACAAAAAGGCCATGGTGGCTTGCTATCTTGCCTCTCAAATCGTCTATAAGAAAGGACTCGGCTGGTCCCCTTCGATTGTCGATGTGCTTCCTCTCATCGCCTCAGACCCGAAAATCACCTCATCCAAGCCTTTAGAAGGTCACGATTTCGAAGTCCTCTCCTAG